In Zingiber officinale cultivar Zhangliang chromosome 11B, Zo_v1.1, whole genome shotgun sequence, a single window of DNA contains:
- the LOC122033976 gene encoding RNA-directed DNA methylation 4-like, translating to MAPPSITGKSPPLSLITGKPSPLSLITGKPVIVRVKRKAFQAKLDAFWLEIDERPHKKAFLGLGNLSISDCGTGKVLNELASKKILVQHLETVGHSQSVKDVLHSFLQPSRNTKEFKGRSERRSLYKPDKKHDQLRSKAIKEHEDLTRSSRFEQIWKKRGSIDEEEYSLHEKCHLYDVVRVDAEDETHQRVPKAKDAPDVDGAMLDKFLPLLREFLPQAVEEIEHYKATTEDNFVYDIYTHEVGVDTDTDNTDEYPLVQVYMEDDYDDGLSQSDYESDDSNAENNPWNDYCDEETSEDEDEIESAFTHFEDSDSNYEQEVASKEDDLENWRWDYR from the exons ATGGCTCCACCGTCGATAACCGGAAAGTCTCCTCCGCTGAGTTTGATCACCGGAAAGCCTTCACCTCTGAGTTTGATCACCGGAAAGCCGGTGATCGTTAGGGTTAAGCGGAAGGCCTTTCAAGCCAAACTCGATGCCTTCT GGTTGGAGATTGATGAAAGGCCACATAAAAAAGCATTCTTGGGTCTTGGAAATCTCTCCATATCTGATTGCGGCACAGGAAAAG TTCTCAATGAGCTTGCAAGTAAGAAGATTTTGGTTCAGCATCTTGAGACAGTTGGGCACTCCCAGTCTGTCAAAGATGTGCTGCATTCTTTTCTG CAACCTTCCAGAAATACAAAAGAATTTAAGGGGAGATCTGAGCGTAGAAGTTTGTATAAACCTGATAAG AAACATGATCAATTACGGTCCAAGGCTATAAAAGAGCATGAG GATCTCACTAGAAGTTCTCGATTTGAACAAATATGGAAGAAAAGGGGAAGCATAGATGAAGAAGAATACTCTTTGCATGAAAAATGCCATTTGTATGATGTTGTTCGAGTTGATGCTGAGGATGAAACTCACCAAAGGGTGCCAAAGGCCAA AGATGCTCCTGATGTTGATGGTGCAATGTTGGATAAGTTTTTACCACTTCTAAGGGAATTCCTTCCACAAGCAGTTGAAGAGATTGAACATTACAAAGCAACTACAGAAG ATAACTTTGTTTACGACATATATACCCATGAAGTGGGTGTGGACACAGACACGGATAACACTGATGAGTATCCATT AGTGCAAGTTTATATGGAGGACGACTATGATGATGGTCTATCACAATCTGATTATGAAAGTGATGATTCAAATG CTGAGAACAATCCATGGAATGATTATTGTGATGAAGAGACGTCAGAAGATGAAGATGAGATTGAAAGTGCTTTCACTCACTTTGAAGATTCTGACTCAAATTATGAACAAGAAGTTGCCAGTAAAGAGGATGATCTAGAGAACTGGAGATGGGATTATCGATAA